Genomic DNA from Perca flavescens isolate YP-PL-M2 chromosome 14, PFLA_1.0, whole genome shotgun sequence:
aaagatgcaCATTTATTCCAATCAGATAGCATGATTTATAAATTATCGGGAGTGATGtgccaacctgatctcacagaattccgtgaaatgaacacggccccttaaccctcgtattatgttaagggtcaatttgacccatgTGCGTTTTTGTGTTGACCAAAATACCGGTTAACCTATCTTTTTCTCCATGAAATTGTATGACATTTCCGCATTTAGGGTCATGGACTTGTTCATTAAATCtggacacactgatgtgtagtggaatgtctgttcagagtttgtataCAAAGATGTTGTGGGTCACTTTGACCCAGAGACTTTCAACACCCATttagaacagtgtgtgtgtctgtgtgtgtgtgtgtgtgtgtgtgtgtgtgtgtgtgtgtgtgtgtgtgtgtgtgtttacctgtctTGTACAATCCTGGTCCCCATGTCACTGTAGACGAGCGCCTTGTTCCATTCAGGGGGCGCTGTCCCTTCTGACAGTACAAGCCTGCCAagtatggcatcaaaatatggGCATCCTATGATGCCAAATCCAGCTATGCATGGAATATGCAAATGTATACCGGaaatattttcacaaaataattggtaaaaattgttttggggaaaaaaaatgttgtgatgaggaaaaaatctttgttttgagtgtatttaccctgtacgggtcattttgacccgtaacatcatcaatgtaagtttttttcaacataatacgagggttaactcaaaatctgtggtaGTGTCACGGAATCGGCGATTcggtgatgggcccacggaataattcagtgaaatgaacacggccccttaagttaaggaaaaggtcgtgggtgggcggGAGATCAACGGGGTTACGTTTAGGAAAAAACGGggtggttgggtttaggaatcttgacacgcgggacacgatccaggtctcctgggtgaaagtgctgtgttgtttgacccattaaccaccccaaccaacctccttacgcggattttcgggcttttcatactactcgctacggtcATCTTCTCACTGACTTTACTTTGGCATAGTTTTCCATGGTGGCCAcacagaattttcacacatttcgTCCCATCACCACATTATGCGCTGTTAAgagtttgtgatcatttcactGAATTCATGGCTGGACGTGCAGaaataaaaagccataaaaatatATTAGCTGTGATTTACAGAGTAGACTCCCTTTCAAAGTTTGTTTCTGATTTGTGATTTATGGAAAATGGAAGCTTGTTCTCTGTAAGCAAGCTAACCCAGATGACCTGAGCTGTTCGGAGGTTTTGCAGAGaagcagagatagagagatgcGATTCACCTCCGAACCATTTATTGCCTTGTGAAGAAATAATCTCAGGTTTTGTTGTGATCTTTTACTAAACTGGATTTGATTCAGTTCGTGGTAACTTAACAAGCTCTGCGAGGTTAAAACTGATGTTCTCGTGTTTGATGGCACACAGTGTCCGTTTGAATGCATCATTTTGATTTGTTGTGGCATAGTGAAGACAAACAACTTACAACCCGAGGCACCTTCAGTTTGATTGTATTGATTGTATGTATTGTAAGACACCGACGTGTGTGTCAGTCTTGTGCATGGGGCTGTAATGAAAGTGTTTCCTTTCTCTCGTGTGCTGTTGCCGCTCTCTAGTGGCATCTTTCAGTTATTCAGCTCCATTTATCTTCAATATACACTCAGCTTGATGCACGCATGACAACACTCTCAGTTGAGTGATTTGCCAATTAATTGTTATATAAAGTTCAAGAATTCCGCCCGCCCAAACAGCCAAGTTAATGGTTGTGCATGTAAGAGTCTTAGTTAGGATTAGGAGACGTGCTATATGAGGGTGTGGGACACTGCAGAGGCACGCTCTAAAATGACTGTGACACATATTAAGGaattacatttttggaaatgcTCAATGGGCGTACATTATACATCTTCCTGTTGTGTGATACTCTGtttatgtgttatataaagTTCGCTCACACAAAAGCTGAAGTATTAGCTGAAGTATCTCCCGAAGATAATAGATTACAAGGCATCAGTTTGTCCTTATATGGTGTGGTTTACCAGctttgtttggtttgtaaaGACATTGTCACCTATCCAAAATCAATCTGTGTTATCTTATCAGACAACAGTTTATAGCAACCATATGTCACCAAACCTCATCTTTCATCTGGCATCTCAAGAAGTTGTATGAAGCTTCTTACTGTAtgtaatctttaaaaataaaataaaaaaatcagctATATCACTGAGACCGGGTCAGGAAAGTGGTTACCACCTGTACTGCCACATAATAAGGTAAATATAAATGACATTgagcttttaaaatgtatccCTTTCTATGCAGAGTACAGCAATTTCCCTGCTTTAGTTTCATTTATGAGGGTTTGATCTTTTATCACCAAGTCAAACTTCAATTATCCAACCAAATCTGAAATGTCACTGGTTACTCCATCTTACTTAATAAGAGGCCATCTGCTTATGAACGTAGATATAAAGGTCATTTATTAAGCGTTCCTCCACACCAACAGTCCAACAAAACACAGcaataaaaagttgaaaaatgccatgttttttataaatgggTGATGAATTAAAGACAGGCAAATTATTCCGGCGAGGATACACAGCAGCCAAATAAATATTCATAACATGGTTACCTAAAGCTTCTCATAAAAGGCTTGAATCTGATCTAAAAGCAGCTTTTATTAGCTCTTACTAAAGCCTTTAGTTATAACTTTTTAACCCTTTATTAGAGTATGCCTTACGAGAAACTGGCACTGTCAGggacaaaatacaaaacattacaaAGAAGAGTTACTgtgaataaaatacaaatatatccaGATGTCAATCCAATAGATCACCTttggatgtggtggaacgggagatTCACATCATGGACGTGAAGCCGACAAATCTGCAGCAACTGTGGGATGCTTTCATGTGAACAAATATCTCTGAGGAATCCAGCAATCTATGACACGAAGAATGAAagcagttctgaaggcaaaagggcctcCAACCAGATAAAGTGAATTAAATAAACtggtaaaaactaaaaaacaaaaacataaattaatTTATTCACTGAAAATAATAGTcaaaatagataaatagaaTAGGCTAACATACATTTGCAGCTTTTTTACTACGTGATCTTTTATTTGCAGATCATAACATTTTagaattaaagctttagtgcataacttttggatattaatgaacgtccgttacattcaagccattgccaaatgagttgctacaaagctaattaagactatcagctccacacaactctctctatatttctcagtatggctataatcagaagattgtgtcgtctggCGATTTTCgcccacattttatttttatttttcgcgatcacggaaggcttgtatcaatgatacaacagttttgttgtcattacttagaattccttatgggtgcgacagaaactacgctcTATAGCTTTAAATCAACTATTTCTGAATTCACATTGGGCCAAACATCTTCAAACAAGTacgaatctgtgtgtgtgagacaaaacattttaattatacATACCGTGTGTTTTATAACTACATATAGGCGTAGTCATCAACAGTCGTAAACAGACAAGAACGATTAAAGGTAATAGGCACCTTGAAGTGGCTGGACTAGATGAAGCAGTTGGTATCTAATTAACTTAACTTATTCCAGTCTTACAAGTTACACAGCCACATGAAGTTAGAATTAGAGCGTGTCCACACTAATGtgagtctaaaaaaaaatatcaatcctattattacaaagtgctttattgagaaacagcaacaaaaacaaaacagccacAAACAGACAACTCTAAAATTACACAGAATTTTATTTTGGTTAGGCATAACTTATTTCTACttcattcaaaaataaatataaataaacatcatGATCATTGTTAGTTTTTATGGCCACATATTGTAACTTCACCAGCAGcttatttttttatcccttaGAGAAAAACCTTTAGTTATTTATTATATCTAGTGCAATTAAgattacatttaattaaaaatataatttttttctgtctttatgtAGTTAAGTGATGATCTCCCCAACTTCTGACCAGATTTcgcagacttttttttgtaactatCAAAAGAATTAAAAGAACACTAGTTTGCCTAAAACAGCAGATGCAGTGTCATTCCTCTTCACATTACCCGTACTGTGTCTAAACCTCATTCATTCCTCTTCACATTACAGTGTACTAAACACTGAGGTTTCAcactctcaaaaaaaaaaagtacagtataaCATAACTTCAGATCCTTCATAAATAGTATCAACAATGTTGTTTTTACTGATCTGATGCTGTCTGGCACTTTCAtttgcacacaacacacatactcacacacactatTTCAATTAGAATATGCATCACTGGGTTTTCAGCAAAGCACTGTGTGACAAACCCTATATTAATGACagctttttataaataaattgcaCATGCCTAGATGTAAACATAAATTAATATacataataaagacatttttgGTAAAAGCTCACATACATTGGATATTTCAAAGTGCTAAAAAGTGTTGTGCACAGAGTCTATGTTTACACCGTAATCCCTCCATCATGACGTATGTTACATGTAGCTAGAACCCTCCTCATCACTGTCATCAAACTCATCAGATTCAGAGTCCTCCATGGAGCTGGATTCGATGACGCAGTCGCCGTTGGAGACAGAGTTGACCTGGGAGGAGATAAAAGGAACATCAGCTCACTGAAATGCCACCACACCTGGGACACTCCTGGTGTTTAGTCTCCAGGTGACTAAACTATTGTTCTAATCTTAACAAAAGTAGCAGAAGGGTGTGGTTAGTGCAACAGTACATACAGCATCTACTGGCTTCATCAATTAAAGGAATGTAATTTTAGGGCAATTAAGTGTTCTGTCCTGTTAGCATACTGTACGTAGTGATCCTACTCATCAATGCCGTTTGGACTTGTCATGATGTTACAATGCTGTTTACGATATTTATTGCTGTGCACAACCCCACAGTTTCCTCACAAAGTGTTCTCAACAAAGTTTTGTCCCATGTAGTGGGCTACTTTGTACCCTTCCAATAAACaaagaataaagaaatattGATTGAATATCTATAATTGTAGCAAGttatcagcagcagcaggcataTTAAAAGACGCAACACTAGTAGAAGAAAAAGCAGCAGTAGCAGTCTGAGTAGCTGCTGTAGTATTAGTAGTTACAGTAATAGATCTAACAACAAGAACAGTTGTAAATACCTTTGTGCCTGAAAAGTATGCTTCTTTTGGGTCATTGTTTTCCTCTTTGGACTCTGTGTCCAGAAAAGCCACATAATGGATCAGAGTGTAGATtctagataataaaaaaaaacagaacaagtttttttattgaaaaaagatGAATGGACATTATGAACAACATTAAATTCCAAACCCTGTGGACGAGAAACAAAATCATTTGATGTAGGTGCTCACCTGTGGTAGAACATTGTAAGGAACTGGATTCCAACCATTGCCGCAAATCCCAGAATGAACATGAAGCCAATGGGGTCGATTTGTATGTCTTTTCCGGTGGGCTTGAGGTAGAAGTCAATTATGGGGATCTTGATAGAGACGGTCCCGGAGATCTGAAGGGTAAATGTCGCCACCAGCCACAGGGCATTCATCATGAAGTAGGCAAAGTTTATCTGTGTGTATTAGGAAAGATAGgattaatttacatttaaattgcACAGTTGTTTCCTGTTAAATATGTACCGTAGTTCAGCTCCCCACACCTACCTTGTTTCTCAGCTCTCGTAGGTCATTCTTAATCTTTTCCTGTCTCACTTTATCGTCTTGCAGAGGTTCCAAGTACTTTTTCTGAAGCTCTATCCagaactcctcctcctcctgcagaaaaacacagaaaccCATTTCAATTAATTATTCTGTTATTTGTGCATGTTTAGACACGGCACATAACAAAAAACTACTTAAAACTGCCAATGCGTCAATGTCATGTTGAGGTCTGTTTTTACCGGCATTGGGAAACTGAAAATGCTGAACATCACTTTGACAATGTGATTCAGATGCAATTGATCACACTAACCTGATAAAATGAGACATACACACCTTGTCGAGTGAGTCATCCTTCAGCTTCATGTTATTGGACACATTCTGTAGTTCTTTCACCCAAACTGGAGTGAAGAGCAAGACAGAAGGGTATTAGATAACATCACATTTGAAATGAGCTGTAATTTTCTTGCAAAGAAACATGCAGACATTTAGATTTTTGCTGAATAGTTTGGACTCACAATGGGTAGGAAAGTCGAAAACAGGCTCTGCTTGCCTTAAAACACAATCAGAAAAATCATTAGTATAATATCACACTTTATAAATCTGGCACATTAAATTTCAATTGATGTTCCACCTTTAGTACTTACCTCTGTTGTTCCTCTGCAAAACTTGTGCTCTCAACAATACTGTTTTGGGGCTGGAGTTCTGGCTGTTCAGCCTGTGCGGACTCTGGGCTCAGGACTGCCTGGCTGACAGCGTAATGCCCGTCTCCAGATCTGTGGTTggactttttacaacatttgAACCACGAGAAGAACCGCTGGCATGCGCTTTTGGCTGTAAAGGTGAAGATCAACTTCAGTTCAGTCagcacacacaataatacaGATCTTGTGTTGCATTCGGAGACACGTTACAATAAACTCTTTTTAGTGTCAACCTGGTATCTACCTTTCTGGGTTCTTGTTTGCGGGGTGGAAGGCTCTGGTGTGGCAGCTCCAGCAGCAGGTTTTGTCTCCCGGGTGCCCCAGGAAACGTTGTTCATGTTGACCAAGGAGTAGATGGAGAGCAGGAGGTAGGCGCTTGGGATGGCGAGGATGTAGATTAAGCCGTGGAAGATCAGATGGCTTTCCTGAGGATGCATTATCGCTGTGATGACGTAAATGGCGGAAATGGAAATGACGAAAATGCTGCTGGGTGTTAGGACAGTGTTTTCTTTCACCATTGAGCCTGAAGAAAGATAAAGGTAAAGAGACTTATTAGGATTGAATCAGCTTAAAGCAGTTCTTCTAAAAAGTATTTTACAAAGTCCAAATACAGTCACTGCACATATGTCTGCATAAAGTTATATCTATGTTACTGGAACTTACCGATAATGGACAACGTCACCACCAACATGAGGAATGCATACATGATACTCAGGAGTCCTGCGATTTTAATCTGAGTGTCGGACTTTAGTTTAAAGCATAGAATAAGGAAGATGATAGGAGGTATCACAGCCAGGACCAGGGCACCGCTGGCATTCAAGTTAAAGAGGAAGTTAAAACTACCTGGAGGCCAAAAAAAGAGGCACATTCACGTgttatttttgcatttattcaaatataattgaAATATTCTTAAAACGATCATAAATCCAGTGAAGTCCTGTCCAATCTCAAAAGTATAAAGACATTATGTCCTGAAACACTAAACACCAACCTGCAACCATAAGGCAGATGGTGGCAGGGGCCAGGATGGATGAGGCGATGGCAAAGAGCTGGTAGAACATGAAAGGTTTGGACATGCTACGGTTTCTCTTGGAAATTGTGCTGCTTGAGCCCAAGAGATCCACCACGTTAGCCATTGTGGACGGTCCCCAACGCCGACGCTGAAGACAGTAATCATTAGCATGTTATGTGATTTTTGGCTTAATGACAACTTGTACGCAAAGAGATTCACATTTGTAGATGAATT
This window encodes:
- the LOC114567955 gene encoding chitin synthase, with product MNKYHARWQRGEKEAELEAEIKKEKHNTYILALDGDTDFQPAAVMLLIDRLKMYPSVGAACGRIHPTGSGPAVWFQKFEYAVSHWLQKTAEHVIGCVLCSPGCFSLFRAAALMDDNVMKKYSTKSMEASQYIQYDQGEDRWLCTLLLKQGWRVEYNAAADAYTNAPEDFGELYNQRRRWGPSTMANVVDLLGSSSTISKRNRSMSKPFMFYQLFAIASSILAPATICLMVAGSFNFLFNLNASGALVLAVIPPIIFLILCFKLKSDTQIKIAGLLSIMYAFLMLVVTLSIIGSMVKENTVLTPSSIFVISISAIYVITAIMHPQESHLIFHGLIYILAIPSAYLLLSIYSLVNMNNVSWGTRETKPAAGAATPEPSTPQTRTQKAKSACQRFFSWFKCCKKSNHRSGDGHYAVSQAVLSPESAQAEQPELQPQNSIVESTSFAEEQQRQAEPVFDFPTHFWVKELQNVSNNMKLKDDSLDKEEEEFWIELQKKYLEPLQDDKVRQEKIKNDLRELRNKINFAYFMMNALWLVATFTLQISGTVSIKIPIIDFYLKPTGKDIQIDPIGFMFILGFAAMVGIQFLTMFYHRIYTLIHYVAFLDTESKEENNDPKEAYFSGTKVNSVSNGDCVIESSSMEDSESDEFDDSDEEGSSYM